The following proteins come from a genomic window of Sorex araneus isolate mSorAra2 chromosome 1, mSorAra2.pri, whole genome shotgun sequence:
- the RAPGEF1 gene encoding rap guanine nucleotide exchange factor 1 isoform X9: MGNAAEAQTPARQSPGSPWRQDSQRSHLSSFTMKLMDKFHSPKIKRTPSKKGKPAEVSVKIPDKPVNKNQSWLGEKEKEVVSALRYFKTIVDKMAIDKKVLEMLPGSASKVLEAILPLVQTDPRIQHSSALSSCYSRVYQSLANLIRWSDQVMLEGVDSDDKDMVTSVKGVIKAVLDGVKELVKLTIEKQGHPSPTSPAKPSPPACRSEGQPELPLTDREMEILNKTASLSPPPELLPDAVDGEAAPPKPPLPGIRVVDNSPPPALPPKKRQSAPSPTRVAVVAPMSRATSGSSLPAGINRQDFDVDCYAQRRLSGGSHSYGGESPRLSPCSSMGKLSKSDEQLSSLDRDSGQGSRNTSCETLDHYDPDYEFLQQDLSDADQLPPQAACGLSPLPESSGEAGPPCPGPRVPLPPDLPPALPQKKRRSAASQTSEGSGGRAACERHPSQYDNVPEAELHSPGAFPPFAAVAPFQQGAAPSPAEFVGDFTVLEPTGDPEKPPPLPEKKNKHMLAYMQLLEDYSEPQPSVFYQTPQSEHVYQQKNRHLMEVYGFNDSFSGDGPQELAPPPALPPKQRQLASYAASSFSSVSYTTVAFSPEDGSAAPGLSASVSNSFLSRHGALAVPSHKSVLRSYSQGFVPPRRAPGQPCLPHASSSSPHFPAVLPSRSSDLAGPAAGLPASTADGPLSASQESTVRGNAVCLPSETSLSAAPPTPPESPAARDGHPRGPASAGGAAGTEGRDGGERLPSSPDAGESAQSEEEVDELSLIDHSEIMARLTLKQEGDDGPDVRGGSGDILLVHATETDRKDLVLYCEAFLTTYRTFITPEELIKKLQYRYEKFSAFADTFKKRVSKNTFFVLVRVVDELCLVELTEEILRLLMELVFRLVCSGELSLARVLRRNILDKVEQRRRLRCGHSDQPLAARGVAARPGTLHDFHSHEIAEQLTLLDAELFYKIEIPEVLLWAKEQNEEKSPNLTQFTEHFNNMSYWVRSIIMLQEKAQDRERLLLKFIKIMKHLRKLNNFNSYLAILSALDSAPIRRLEWQKQTSEGLAEYCTLIDSSSSFRAYRAALSEVEPPCIPYLGLILQDLTFVHLGNPDYIDGKVNFSKRWQQFNILDSMRCFQQAHYDIRRNDDVISFFNDFSDHLAEEALWELSLKIKPRNIARRKTDREEKT; this comes from the exons ACTCCCAGCGTTCCCACCTCTCGTCCTTCACCATGAAGCTCATGGACAAGTTCCACTCGCCCAAGATCAAGCGGACGCCGTCCAAGAAGGGGAAGCCCGCCGAGGTGTCGGTGAAGATCCCCGACAAGCCGGTAAACAAA AACCAGAGCTggctgggagagaaggagaaggaggtggtCAGTGCCTTGCGCTACTTTAAGACCATCGTGGACAAGATGGCCATCGACAAGAAGGTCCTGGAGATGCTGCCCGGCTCGGCCAGCAAGGTGCTGGAGGCCATCCTGCCCCTGGTGCAGACTGACCCCCGCATCCAGCACAG CTCGGCCCTGTCCTCCTGCTACAGCCGCGTGTACCAGAGCCTCGCCAACCTCATCCGCTGGTCCGACCAGGTCATGCTGGAGGGCGTGGACTCGGACGACAAGGACATGGTGACCAGCGTGAAGGGGGTCATCAAGGCAGTGCTGGACGGAGTGAAG GAGCTGGTCAAGCTGACCATCGAGAAGCAGGGGCACCCGTCCCCCACCAGCCCGGCGAAGCCCAGCCCCCCGGCCTGCAGGTCTGAAGG CCAGCCCGAGCTGCCGCTGACTGACCGGGAGATGGAGATCCTGAACAAGACGGCCAGCCTGTCCCCGCCCCCCGAGCTGCTCCCCGACGCCGTGGACGGGGAGGCCgcgccccccaagccccccttACCCGGCATCCGCGTGGTGGATAACAG ccccccgcccgcaCTGCCGCCCAAGAAGCGCCAGTCGGCCCCGTCCCCAACACGCGTGGCCGTCGTGGCCCCCATGAGCCGGGCCACCAGCGGCTCCAGTTTGCCGGCCGGCATCAACAGGCAG GACTTCGACGTGGACTGCTACGCGCAGCGGCGGCTGTCGGGCGGCAGCCACTCGTACGGGGGCGAGTCCCCGCGCCTCTCCCCCTGCAGCAGCATGGGCAAGCTCAGCAAGTCGGACGAGCAGCTGTCCTCGCTGGAccgggacagcgggcagggctcccGGAACACCAGCTGTGAGACGCTCG atCACTACGACCCCGACTACGAGTTCCTGCAGCAGGACCTCTCCGACGCCGACCAGCTGCCCCCGCAGGCGGCCTGCGGCCTCAGCCCGCTGCCCGAGTCCTCGGGGGAGGCCGGcccgccctgccccgggccccgcgTCCCGCTGCCCCCCGacctgcccccggccctgccccagaAGAAGCGCCGGAGCGCGGCCTCGCAGACGTCGGAGGGCTCGGGGGGCCGCGCGGCCTGCGAGCGCCACCCGTCCCAGTACGACAACGTCCCCGAGGCCGAGCTGCACAGCCCCGGCGCCTTCCCGCCCTTCGCCGCCGTGGCCCCCTTCCAGCAGGgcgcggcccccagccccgccgagTTCGTGGGCGACTTCACGGTGCTGGAGCCCACGGGCGACCCCGAGAAGCCGCCGCCCCTCCCGGAGAAGAAGAACAAGCACA TGCTCGCCTACATGCAGCTGCTGGAGGACTACTCGGAGCCGCAGCCGTCCGTGTTCTACCAGACGCCGCAGAGCGAGCACgtgtaccagcagaagaaccggCACCTCATGGAGGTCTATGGCTTCAACGACTCCTTCAGCGGCGACGGCCCCCAGGagctggccccgccccccgccctgccccccaagcAGCGGCAGCTG GCCTCCTATgctgcctcttccttctcctctgtcTCCTACACAACAGTGGCCTTCAGCCCCGAGGACGGCAGTGCCGCTCCGGGCCTCAGTGCGTCCGTCTCTAACTCCTTTCTCAGCCGGCATGGCGCCCTGGCCGTGCCCTCG CACAAGTCCGTGCTCAGGTCCTACTCGCAGGGCTTCGTGCCGCCCCGCCGGGCGCCCGGGCAGCCCTGCCTGCCgcacgcctcctcctcctctccgcaCTTCCCCGCTGTCCTCCCGTCTCGCAGCTCTGACCTGGCGGGGCCCGCGGCCGGCCTGCCCGCCAGCACCGCCGACGGGCCCCTCTCGGCTTCTCAGGAGAGCACCGTTCGCGGGAACGCTGTCTGCCTCCCCTCCGAAACCTCTCTCTCTGCCGCGCCCCCGACGCCTCCG GAGTCCCCAGCTGCGAGGGACGGACACCCCCGAGGGCCCGCGTCGGCTGGCGGTGCGGCCGGGACGGAAGGCAGAGACGGCGGGGAGAG GCTGCCTTCGTCCCCGGACGCCGGGGAGTCCGCGCAGTCGGAGGAGGAGGTGGACGAGCTGTCCCTCATCGACCACAGCGAGATCATGGCCAGGCTGACGCTCAAGCAGGAG GGTGACGACGGGCCGGACGTGCGAGGGGGCTCGGGGGACATCCTGCTGGTGCACGCTACCGAGACGGACAGGAAAG ACCTGGTGCTGTACTGCGAGGCCTTCCTGACCACCTACAGAACCTTCATTACCCCCGAGGAGCTCATCAAGAAGCTGCAGTATCG CTACGAGAAATTCTCGGCTTTCGCCGACACCTTCAAGAAGCGCGTGAGCAAGAACACCTTCTTCGTGCTGGTGCGGGTGGTGGACGAGCTCTG CCTCGTGGAGCTGACGGAGGAGATCCTGCGGCTGCTGATGGAGCTGGTCTTCCGCCTGGTGTGCAGCGGCGAGCTCAGCCTGGCCCGCGTGCTCCGCCGGAACATCCTGGACAAGGTGGAGCAGAGGCGGCGGCTGCGCTGCGGCCACTCCGACCAGCCGCTGGCGGCCAGGGGCGTGGCGGCCAG GCCGGGGACCCTGCACGACTTCCACAGCCACGAGATCGCCGAGCAGCTCACCCTGCTGGACGCCGAGCTCTTCTACAAGATCGAG ATCCCCGAGGTCCTGCTGTGGGCGAAGGAGCAGAATGAGGAGAAGAGCCCCAACCTCACGCAGTTCACGGAGCACTTCAACAACATGTCCTACTG GGTCCGCTCCATCATCATGCTGCAGGAGAAGGCCCAGGACCGGGAGCGGCTGCTGCTCAAGTTCATCAAGATCATGAAG CACTTACGGAAGCTGAACAACTTCAACTCGTACCTGGCCATCCTCTCGGCGCTGGACTCGGCGCCCATCCGCAGGCTGGAGTGGCAGAAGCAGACGTCGGAG ggcctggCCGAGTACTGCACGCTGATCGACAGCTCGTCGTCCTTCCGCGCCTACCGGGCCGCCCTGTCCGAGGTGGAGCCGCCCTGCATCCCTTACCT GGGCCTCATCCTGCAGGACCTGACCTTCGTGCACCTGGGCAACCCCGACTACATCGACGGCAAAGTGAACTTCTCCAAGCGCTGGCAGCAGTTCAACATCCTGGACAGCATGCGCTGCTTCCAGCAGGC gcaCTACGACATCCGGAGGAACGACGACGTCATCAGCTTCTTCAACGACTTCAGCGACCACCTGGCGGAGGAGGCGCTGTGGGAGCTGTCGCTGAAGATCAAGCCCCGGAACATCGCCCGCAGGAAGACAGACCGCGAGGAGAAGACCTAG
- the RAPGEF1 gene encoding rap guanine nucleotide exchange factor 1 isoform X14: protein MGNAAEAQTPARQSPGSPWRQDSQRSHLSSFTMKLMDKFHSPKIKRTPSKKGKPAEVSVKIPDKPVNKNQSWLGEKEKEVVSALRYFKTIVDKMAIDKKVLEMLPGSASKVLEAILPLVQTDPRIQHSSALSSCYSRVYQSLANLIRWSDQVMLEGVDSDDKDMVTSVKGVIKAVLDGVKELVKLTIEKQGHPSPTSPAKPSPPACRSEGQPELPLTDREMEILNKTASLSPPPELLPDAVDGEAAPPKPPLPGIRVVDNSPPPALPPKKRQSAPSPTRVAVVAPMSRATSGSSLPAGINRQDFDVDCYAQRRLSGGSHSYGGESPRLSPCSSMGKLSKSDEQLSSLDRDSGQGSRNTSCETLDHYDPDYEFLQQDLSDADQLPPQAACGLSPLPESSGEAGPPCPGPRVPLPPDLPPALPQKKRRSAASQTSEGSGGRAACERHPSQYDNVPEAELHSPGAFPPFAAVAPFQQGAAPSPAEFVGDFTVLEPTGDPEKPPPLPEKKNKHMLAYMQLLEDYSEPQPSVFYQTPQSEHVYQQKNRHLMEVYGFNDSFSGDGPQELAPPPALPPKQRQLESPAARDGHPRGPASAGGAAGTEGRDGGERLPSSPDAGESAQSEEEVDELSLIDHSEIMARLTLKQEGDDGPDVRGGSGDILLVHATETDRKDLVLYCEAFLTTYRTFITPEELIKKLQYRYEKFSAFADTFKKRVSKNTFFVLVRVVDELCLVELTEEILRLLMELVFRLVCSGELSLARVLRRNILDKVEQRRRLRCGHSDQPLAARGVAARPGTLHDFHSHEIAEQLTLLDAELFYKIEIPEVLLWAKEQNEEKSPNLTQFTEHFNNMSYWVRSIIMLQEKAQDRERLLLKFIKIMKHLRKLNNFNSYLAILSALDSAPIRRLEWQKQTSEGLAEYCTLIDSSSSFRAYRAALSEVEPPCIPYLGLILQDLTFVHLGNPDYIDGKVNFSKRWQQFNILDSMRCFQQAHYDIRRNDDVISFFNDFSDHLAEEALWELSLKIKPRNIARRKTDREEKT from the exons ACTCCCAGCGTTCCCACCTCTCGTCCTTCACCATGAAGCTCATGGACAAGTTCCACTCGCCCAAGATCAAGCGGACGCCGTCCAAGAAGGGGAAGCCCGCCGAGGTGTCGGTGAAGATCCCCGACAAGCCGGTAAACAAA AACCAGAGCTggctgggagagaaggagaaggaggtggtCAGTGCCTTGCGCTACTTTAAGACCATCGTGGACAAGATGGCCATCGACAAGAAGGTCCTGGAGATGCTGCCCGGCTCGGCCAGCAAGGTGCTGGAGGCCATCCTGCCCCTGGTGCAGACTGACCCCCGCATCCAGCACAG CTCGGCCCTGTCCTCCTGCTACAGCCGCGTGTACCAGAGCCTCGCCAACCTCATCCGCTGGTCCGACCAGGTCATGCTGGAGGGCGTGGACTCGGACGACAAGGACATGGTGACCAGCGTGAAGGGGGTCATCAAGGCAGTGCTGGACGGAGTGAAG GAGCTGGTCAAGCTGACCATCGAGAAGCAGGGGCACCCGTCCCCCACCAGCCCGGCGAAGCCCAGCCCCCCGGCCTGCAGGTCTGAAGG CCAGCCCGAGCTGCCGCTGACTGACCGGGAGATGGAGATCCTGAACAAGACGGCCAGCCTGTCCCCGCCCCCCGAGCTGCTCCCCGACGCCGTGGACGGGGAGGCCgcgccccccaagccccccttACCCGGCATCCGCGTGGTGGATAACAG ccccccgcccgcaCTGCCGCCCAAGAAGCGCCAGTCGGCCCCGTCCCCAACACGCGTGGCCGTCGTGGCCCCCATGAGCCGGGCCACCAGCGGCTCCAGTTTGCCGGCCGGCATCAACAGGCAG GACTTCGACGTGGACTGCTACGCGCAGCGGCGGCTGTCGGGCGGCAGCCACTCGTACGGGGGCGAGTCCCCGCGCCTCTCCCCCTGCAGCAGCATGGGCAAGCTCAGCAAGTCGGACGAGCAGCTGTCCTCGCTGGAccgggacagcgggcagggctcccGGAACACCAGCTGTGAGACGCTCG atCACTACGACCCCGACTACGAGTTCCTGCAGCAGGACCTCTCCGACGCCGACCAGCTGCCCCCGCAGGCGGCCTGCGGCCTCAGCCCGCTGCCCGAGTCCTCGGGGGAGGCCGGcccgccctgccccgggccccgcgTCCCGCTGCCCCCCGacctgcccccggccctgccccagaAGAAGCGCCGGAGCGCGGCCTCGCAGACGTCGGAGGGCTCGGGGGGCCGCGCGGCCTGCGAGCGCCACCCGTCCCAGTACGACAACGTCCCCGAGGCCGAGCTGCACAGCCCCGGCGCCTTCCCGCCCTTCGCCGCCGTGGCCCCCTTCCAGCAGGgcgcggcccccagccccgccgagTTCGTGGGCGACTTCACGGTGCTGGAGCCCACGGGCGACCCCGAGAAGCCGCCGCCCCTCCCGGAGAAGAAGAACAAGCACA TGCTCGCCTACATGCAGCTGCTGGAGGACTACTCGGAGCCGCAGCCGTCCGTGTTCTACCAGACGCCGCAGAGCGAGCACgtgtaccagcagaagaaccggCACCTCATGGAGGTCTATGGCTTCAACGACTCCTTCAGCGGCGACGGCCCCCAGGagctggccccgccccccgccctgccccccaagcAGCGGCAGCTG GAGTCCCCAGCTGCGAGGGACGGACACCCCCGAGGGCCCGCGTCGGCTGGCGGTGCGGCCGGGACGGAAGGCAGAGACGGCGGGGAGAG GCTGCCTTCGTCCCCGGACGCCGGGGAGTCCGCGCAGTCGGAGGAGGAGGTGGACGAGCTGTCCCTCATCGACCACAGCGAGATCATGGCCAGGCTGACGCTCAAGCAGGAG GGTGACGACGGGCCGGACGTGCGAGGGGGCTCGGGGGACATCCTGCTGGTGCACGCTACCGAGACGGACAGGAAAG ACCTGGTGCTGTACTGCGAGGCCTTCCTGACCACCTACAGAACCTTCATTACCCCCGAGGAGCTCATCAAGAAGCTGCAGTATCG CTACGAGAAATTCTCGGCTTTCGCCGACACCTTCAAGAAGCGCGTGAGCAAGAACACCTTCTTCGTGCTGGTGCGGGTGGTGGACGAGCTCTG CCTCGTGGAGCTGACGGAGGAGATCCTGCGGCTGCTGATGGAGCTGGTCTTCCGCCTGGTGTGCAGCGGCGAGCTCAGCCTGGCCCGCGTGCTCCGCCGGAACATCCTGGACAAGGTGGAGCAGAGGCGGCGGCTGCGCTGCGGCCACTCCGACCAGCCGCTGGCGGCCAGGGGCGTGGCGGCCAG GCCGGGGACCCTGCACGACTTCCACAGCCACGAGATCGCCGAGCAGCTCACCCTGCTGGACGCCGAGCTCTTCTACAAGATCGAG ATCCCCGAGGTCCTGCTGTGGGCGAAGGAGCAGAATGAGGAGAAGAGCCCCAACCTCACGCAGTTCACGGAGCACTTCAACAACATGTCCTACTG GGTCCGCTCCATCATCATGCTGCAGGAGAAGGCCCAGGACCGGGAGCGGCTGCTGCTCAAGTTCATCAAGATCATGAAG CACTTACGGAAGCTGAACAACTTCAACTCGTACCTGGCCATCCTCTCGGCGCTGGACTCGGCGCCCATCCGCAGGCTGGAGTGGCAGAAGCAGACGTCGGAG ggcctggCCGAGTACTGCACGCTGATCGACAGCTCGTCGTCCTTCCGCGCCTACCGGGCCGCCCTGTCCGAGGTGGAGCCGCCCTGCATCCCTTACCT GGGCCTCATCCTGCAGGACCTGACCTTCGTGCACCTGGGCAACCCCGACTACATCGACGGCAAAGTGAACTTCTCCAAGCGCTGGCAGCAGTTCAACATCCTGGACAGCATGCGCTGCTTCCAGCAGGC gcaCTACGACATCCGGAGGAACGACGACGTCATCAGCTTCTTCAACGACTTCAGCGACCACCTGGCGGAGGAGGCGCTGTGGGAGCTGTCGCTGAAGATCAAGCCCCGGAACATCGCCCGCAGGAAGACAGACCGCGAGGAGAAGACCTAG
- the RAPGEF1 gene encoding rap guanine nucleotide exchange factor 1 isoform X6 → MSGRLEKADSQRSHLSSFTMKLMDKFHSPKIKRTPSKKGKPAEVSVKIPDKPVNKEAAARPLPERCAPPLDLEPQAVEFMSASDQRQKNQSWLGEKEKEVVSALRYFKTIVDKMAIDKKVLEMLPGSASKVLEAILPLVQTDPRIQHSSALSSCYSRVYQSLANLIRWSDQVMLEGVDSDDKDMVTSVKGVIKAVLDGVKELVKLTIEKQGHPSPTSPAKPSPPACRSEGSQPELPLTDREMEILNKTASLSPPPELLPDAVDGEAAPPKPPLPGIRVVDNSPPPALPPKKRQSAPSPTRVAVVAPMSRATSGSSLPAGINRQDFDVDCYAQRRLSGGSHSYGGESPRLSPCSSMGKLSKSDEQLSSLDRDSGQGSRNTSCETLDHYDPDYEFLQQDLSDADQLPPQAACGLSPLPESSGEAGPPCPGPRVPLPPDLPPALPQKKRRSAASQTSEGSGGRAACERHPSQYDNVPEAELHSPGAFPPFAAVAPFQQGAAPSPAEFVGDFTVLEPTGDPEKPPPLPEKKNKHMLAYMQLLEDYSEPQPSVFYQTPQSEHVYQQKNRHLMEVYGFNDSFSGDGPQELAPPPALPPKQRQLQASYAASSFSSVSYTTVAFSPEDGSAAPGLSASVSNSFLSRHGALAVPSHKSVLRSYSQGFVPPRRAPGQPCLPHASSSSPHFPAVLPSRSSDLAGPAAGLPASTADGPLSASQESTVRGNAVCLPSETSLSAAPPTPPESPAARDGHPRGPASAGGAAGTEGRDGGERLPSSPDAGESAQSEEEVDELSLIDHSEIMARLTLKQEGDDGPDVRGGSGDILLVHATETDRKDLVLYCEAFLTTYRTFITPEELIKKLQYRYEKFSAFADTFKKRVSKNTFFVLVRVVDELCLVELTEEILRLLMELVFRLVCSGELSLARVLRRNILDKVEQRRRLRCGHSDQPLAARGVAARPGTLHDFHSHEIAEQLTLLDAELFYKIEIPEVLLWAKEQNEEKSPNLTQFTEHFNNMSYWVRSIIMLQEKAQDRERLLLKFIKIMKHLRKLNNFNSYLAILSALDSAPIRRLEWQKQTSEGLAEYCTLIDSSSSFRAYRAALSEVEPPCIPYLGLILQDLTFVHLGNPDYIDGKVNFSKRWQQFNILDSMRCFQQAHYDIRRNDDVISFFNDFSDHLAEEALWELSLKIKPRNIARRKTDREEKT, encoded by the exons ACTCCCAGCGTTCCCACCTCTCGTCCTTCACCATGAAGCTCATGGACAAGTTCCACTCGCCCAAGATCAAGCGGACGCCGTCCAAGAAGGGGAAGCCCGCCGAGGTGTCGGTGAAGATCCCCGACAAGCCGGTAAACAAA GAGGCGGCAGCCAGACCCCTCCCCGAGCGCTGCGCCCCCCCCCTGGACCTGGAGCCGCAGGCAGTAGAGTTTATGTCCGCCAGTGATCAGAGGCAGAAG AACCAGAGCTggctgggagagaaggagaaggaggtggtCAGTGCCTTGCGCTACTTTAAGACCATCGTGGACAAGATGGCCATCGACAAGAAGGTCCTGGAGATGCTGCCCGGCTCGGCCAGCAAGGTGCTGGAGGCCATCCTGCCCCTGGTGCAGACTGACCCCCGCATCCAGCACAG CTCGGCCCTGTCCTCCTGCTACAGCCGCGTGTACCAGAGCCTCGCCAACCTCATCCGCTGGTCCGACCAGGTCATGCTGGAGGGCGTGGACTCGGACGACAAGGACATGGTGACCAGCGTGAAGGGGGTCATCAAGGCAGTGCTGGACGGAGTGAAG GAGCTGGTCAAGCTGACCATCGAGAAGCAGGGGCACCCGTCCCCCACCAGCCCGGCGAAGCCCAGCCCCCCGGCCTGCAGGTCTGAAGG CAGCCAGCCCGAGCTGCCGCTGACTGACCGGGAGATGGAGATCCTGAACAAGACGGCCAGCCTGTCCCCGCCCCCCGAGCTGCTCCCCGACGCCGTGGACGGGGAGGCCgcgccccccaagccccccttACCCGGCATCCGCGTGGTGGATAACAG ccccccgcccgcaCTGCCGCCCAAGAAGCGCCAGTCGGCCCCGTCCCCAACACGCGTGGCCGTCGTGGCCCCCATGAGCCGGGCCACCAGCGGCTCCAGTTTGCCGGCCGGCATCAACAGGCAG GACTTCGACGTGGACTGCTACGCGCAGCGGCGGCTGTCGGGCGGCAGCCACTCGTACGGGGGCGAGTCCCCGCGCCTCTCCCCCTGCAGCAGCATGGGCAAGCTCAGCAAGTCGGACGAGCAGCTGTCCTCGCTGGAccgggacagcgggcagggctcccGGAACACCAGCTGTGAGACGCTCG atCACTACGACCCCGACTACGAGTTCCTGCAGCAGGACCTCTCCGACGCCGACCAGCTGCCCCCGCAGGCGGCCTGCGGCCTCAGCCCGCTGCCCGAGTCCTCGGGGGAGGCCGGcccgccctgccccgggccccgcgTCCCGCTGCCCCCCGacctgcccccggccctgccccagaAGAAGCGCCGGAGCGCGGCCTCGCAGACGTCGGAGGGCTCGGGGGGCCGCGCGGCCTGCGAGCGCCACCCGTCCCAGTACGACAACGTCCCCGAGGCCGAGCTGCACAGCCCCGGCGCCTTCCCGCCCTTCGCCGCCGTGGCCCCCTTCCAGCAGGgcgcggcccccagccccgccgagTTCGTGGGCGACTTCACGGTGCTGGAGCCCACGGGCGACCCCGAGAAGCCGCCGCCCCTCCCGGAGAAGAAGAACAAGCACA TGCTCGCCTACATGCAGCTGCTGGAGGACTACTCGGAGCCGCAGCCGTCCGTGTTCTACCAGACGCCGCAGAGCGAGCACgtgtaccagcagaagaaccggCACCTCATGGAGGTCTATGGCTTCAACGACTCCTTCAGCGGCGACGGCCCCCAGGagctggccccgccccccgccctgccccccaagcAGCGGCAGCTG CAGGCCTCCTATgctgcctcttccttctcctctgtcTCCTACACAACAGTGGCCTTCAGCCCCGAGGACGGCAGTGCCGCTCCGGGCCTCAGTGCGTCCGTCTCTAACTCCTTTCTCAGCCGGCATGGCGCCCTGGCCGTGCCCTCG CACAAGTCCGTGCTCAGGTCCTACTCGCAGGGCTTCGTGCCGCCCCGCCGGGCGCCCGGGCAGCCCTGCCTGCCgcacgcctcctcctcctctccgcaCTTCCCCGCTGTCCTCCCGTCTCGCAGCTCTGACCTGGCGGGGCCCGCGGCCGGCCTGCCCGCCAGCACCGCCGACGGGCCCCTCTCGGCTTCTCAGGAGAGCACCGTTCGCGGGAACGCTGTCTGCCTCCCCTCCGAAACCTCTCTCTCTGCCGCGCCCCCGACGCCTCCG GAGTCCCCAGCTGCGAGGGACGGACACCCCCGAGGGCCCGCGTCGGCTGGCGGTGCGGCCGGGACGGAAGGCAGAGACGGCGGGGAGAG GCTGCCTTCGTCCCCGGACGCCGGGGAGTCCGCGCAGTCGGAGGAGGAGGTGGACGAGCTGTCCCTCATCGACCACAGCGAGATCATGGCCAGGCTGACGCTCAAGCAGGAG GGTGACGACGGGCCGGACGTGCGAGGGGGCTCGGGGGACATCCTGCTGGTGCACGCTACCGAGACGGACAGGAAAG ACCTGGTGCTGTACTGCGAGGCCTTCCTGACCACCTACAGAACCTTCATTACCCCCGAGGAGCTCATCAAGAAGCTGCAGTATCG CTACGAGAAATTCTCGGCTTTCGCCGACACCTTCAAGAAGCGCGTGAGCAAGAACACCTTCTTCGTGCTGGTGCGGGTGGTGGACGAGCTCTG CCTCGTGGAGCTGACGGAGGAGATCCTGCGGCTGCTGATGGAGCTGGTCTTCCGCCTGGTGTGCAGCGGCGAGCTCAGCCTGGCCCGCGTGCTCCGCCGGAACATCCTGGACAAGGTGGAGCAGAGGCGGCGGCTGCGCTGCGGCCACTCCGACCAGCCGCTGGCGGCCAGGGGCGTGGCGGCCAG GCCGGGGACCCTGCACGACTTCCACAGCCACGAGATCGCCGAGCAGCTCACCCTGCTGGACGCCGAGCTCTTCTACAAGATCGAG ATCCCCGAGGTCCTGCTGTGGGCGAAGGAGCAGAATGAGGAGAAGAGCCCCAACCTCACGCAGTTCACGGAGCACTTCAACAACATGTCCTACTG GGTCCGCTCCATCATCATGCTGCAGGAGAAGGCCCAGGACCGGGAGCGGCTGCTGCTCAAGTTCATCAAGATCATGAAG CACTTACGGAAGCTGAACAACTTCAACTCGTACCTGGCCATCCTCTCGGCGCTGGACTCGGCGCCCATCCGCAGGCTGGAGTGGCAGAAGCAGACGTCGGAG ggcctggCCGAGTACTGCACGCTGATCGACAGCTCGTCGTCCTTCCGCGCCTACCGGGCCGCCCTGTCCGAGGTGGAGCCGCCCTGCATCCCTTACCT GGGCCTCATCCTGCAGGACCTGACCTTCGTGCACCTGGGCAACCCCGACTACATCGACGGCAAAGTGAACTTCTCCAAGCGCTGGCAGCAGTTCAACATCCTGGACAGCATGCGCTGCTTCCAGCAGGC gcaCTACGACATCCGGAGGAACGACGACGTCATCAGCTTCTTCAACGACTTCAGCGACCACCTGGCGGAGGAGGCGCTGTGGGAGCTGTCGCTGAAGATCAAGCCCCGGAACATCGCCCGCAGGAAGACAGACCGCGAGGAGAAGACCTAG